Proteins encoded within one genomic window of Bradyrhizobium sp. CB1717:
- a CDS encoding glutathione peroxidase, translated as MMNRRTLLIAALAGAAAPMTRAYAEGGMSRISAYAFSFPALSGDDIRLAAFTGKPLLVVNTASLCGYTPQYAGLQELWGEFRERGLTVIGVPSNDFGSQEPGGAGEITETAHHQYGVTFPIAAKAVVIGAKAHPFYKWAAEARPREVPRWNFHKYLIGRDGYIAEVFPSAVEPTDTRVKTAVAKTLAVS; from the coding sequence ATGATGAATCGCAGGACACTGCTCATCGCGGCGCTTGCAGGTGCAGCCGCGCCGATGACGCGCGCCTATGCCGAGGGCGGCATGAGCCGAATCTCGGCCTATGCCTTCAGCTTCCCGGCACTGTCCGGCGACGACATCCGTCTTGCCGCCTTCACGGGCAAACCGCTGCTGGTGGTCAATACCGCGTCGCTCTGCGGCTACACCCCGCAATATGCGGGCCTGCAGGAGCTCTGGGGCGAGTTTCGCGAGCGCGGGCTCACCGTGATCGGCGTACCCTCCAACGATTTCGGCAGCCAGGAGCCCGGCGGCGCTGGCGAGATCACGGAGACCGCGCACCACCAATACGGCGTTACCTTCCCGATCGCGGCCAAGGCCGTGGTGATCGGCGCGAAGGCGCATCCGTTCTACAAATGGGCGGCCGAGGCGCGCCCGCGGGAAGTTCCGCGCTGGAACTTCCACAAATACCTGATCGGCCGTGACGGCTATATCGCGGAGGTGTTTCCCTCCGCGGTCGAGCCGACCGACACGCGGGTCAAAACGGCGGTCGCCAAGACGCTGGCCGTCAGCTGA
- a CDS encoding dihydrofolate reductase yields MSFRIEGYVIVSADGMLADPSHIMPETLKFEGDKLFFEQALDRAALIVHGRRSHEQQPNSPKRKRLILTRKIKALTVDPEMPNATLWNPERASFAEACAFADVASGTVAIIGGPVVFDMFMDRYDTFWLSEAPHVRLPGGEGCFVGVPERTPHEVLASHGMRPGAPYLLDAAHEVTVTPWRRVN; encoded by the coding sequence TTGTCTTTCCGTATCGAAGGCTACGTCATCGTCTCCGCGGACGGCATGCTCGCCGATCCCTCGCACATCATGCCTGAGACGTTGAAATTCGAAGGTGACAAGCTGTTCTTCGAGCAGGCGCTCGATCGCGCCGCGCTGATCGTGCACGGCCGGCGCTCGCACGAGCAGCAGCCGAATTCGCCGAAGCGCAAGCGCCTGATCCTGACCCGCAAGATCAAGGCGCTCACCGTCGATCCGGAGATGCCGAACGCAACGCTGTGGAATCCGGAGCGCGCGAGCTTCGCGGAGGCCTGCGCCTTCGCCGACGTCGCCTCCGGCACCGTCGCGATCATCGGCGGCCCCGTCGTGTTCGACATGTTCATGGACCGCTACGACACGTTCTGGCTGTCGGAAGCCCCCCATGTGCGGCTACCCGGCGGCGAAGGCTGTTTTGTCGGCGTGCCCGAGCGGACACCGCATGAGGTGCTGGCCTCCCACGGAATGAGGCCGGGCGCGCCCTACCTGCTCGATGCAGCGCATGAAGTGACCGTCACGCCGTGGCGTAGGGTGAACTAG
- a CDS encoding polysaccharide deacetylase family protein encodes MRVAAGLILASAMSLAMTGAAWSQTPAAKPAAATQAAPAAAPAAAAPAAAPAAAPAAAAAPAGFVNPPPPKQAPQPARAACNTQGALGVARTVEIDTTGGPGFGFEHFKELDFLRDKEVVLTFDDGPWPKNTPAVLKALADECTTGIFFSIGKHATYEPEILKQVYAAGHTVGTHTWSHANLNNKKLTEAQRKEEIEKGLSAVKWALGGISPSPFFRFPALQHPPEMVTYLGNRNTAIFSCDIDSFDFKASKPEKVIETVMKKLDAKGKGIILMHDFQKHTAEALPELLKRLKAGGYKVVAMRAKFPASTLPEYDQELLKDVKLPTVSQRPVNSVVTTVSE; translated from the coding sequence ATGCGCGTGGCGGCAGGACTGATTTTGGCAAGCGCGATGTCTCTAGCGATGACGGGCGCGGCGTGGTCGCAGACGCCGGCTGCCAAGCCCGCCGCCGCCACCCAAGCCGCACCGGCGGCGGCACCGGCCGCCGCAGCACCCGCTGCGGCTCCGGCAGCTGCACCCGCAGCAGCCGCCGCGCCGGCAGGCTTCGTCAATCCACCCCCGCCGAAACAGGCGCCGCAGCCGGCGCGCGCGGCCTGCAACACGCAAGGCGCGCTCGGTGTCGCCCGCACCGTCGAGATCGACACCACGGGCGGTCCGGGCTTCGGCTTCGAGCACTTCAAGGAGCTCGACTTCCTGCGCGACAAGGAGGTGGTGCTGACCTTCGACGACGGTCCCTGGCCGAAGAACACGCCCGCCGTGCTGAAGGCGCTCGCCGATGAATGCACCACCGGCATCTTCTTCTCGATCGGCAAGCACGCCACCTACGAGCCGGAGATCCTGAAGCAGGTCTATGCTGCCGGCCACACGGTCGGCACCCACACCTGGTCGCACGCCAACCTCAACAACAAGAAGCTTACCGAAGCGCAGCGCAAGGAAGAGATCGAGAAGGGTCTTTCCGCGGTGAAGTGGGCGCTCGGCGGCATCTCGCCCTCGCCGTTCTTCCGCTTCCCGGCGCTCCAGCATCCACCGGAGATGGTCACCTATCTCGGCAACCGAAACACCGCGATCTTCTCCTGCGACATCGACTCCTTCGACTTCAAGGCCTCGAAGCCCGAGAAGGTGATCGAGACCGTGATGAAGAAGCTCGACGCCAAGGGCAAGGGCATCATCCTGATGCACGACTTCCAGAAGCACACCGCCGAAGCCCTGCCCGAGTTGCTCAAGCGCCTGAAGGCCGGCGGCTACAAGGTGGTGGCGATGCGCGCGAAATTCCCGGCATCGACACTGCCCGAATACGACCAGGAGCTGCTCAAGGACGTCAAGCTGCCGACGGTGAGCCAGCGCCCGGTCAATTCCGTGGTGACGACCGTTTCCGAATAG
- a CDS encoding DoxX family membrane protein, protein MPAFVTFGRILFAVLFIYTGATKLFAIQATADFIATKVVVPDIVAPYAKQIETATAMTTPQLLAIAVGGLEVIAGLMIALNFGARFFAMLLIIYVAVATVLFYDFWNQVPPDNAKMLVDALKNLSIIGALCMIIGYGRTTRPAEAAYGDV, encoded by the coding sequence ATGCCAGCGTTCGTGACTTTCGGACGGATCCTGTTCGCCGTGCTGTTCATCTACACGGGCGCCACCAAGCTCTTTGCCATCCAGGCGACCGCCGATTTCATCGCGACAAAGGTCGTGGTGCCCGACATCGTCGCGCCCTACGCCAAGCAGATCGAGACGGCGACTGCGATGACGACACCCCAGCTGCTGGCGATCGCGGTGGGTGGGCTCGAGGTCATCGCGGGCCTGATGATTGCGCTGAACTTCGGCGCGCGCTTCTTTGCGATGCTGCTGATCATCTACGTCGCGGTCGCAACCGTCCTGTTCTACGATTTCTGGAACCAGGTGCCGCCCGACAATGCCAAGATGCTGGTTGATGCGCTCAAAAATCTCTCGATCATCGGCGCGCTCTGCATGATCATCGGCTACGGCCGCACCACGCGTCCGGCCGAGGCGGCCTACGGGGACGTGTAG